The genomic interval AGCCTGTGCACCGCTGCGGATGGCCTCAGCCACTTCTTCCATGTCTTTTGTGCCCTTGGGCTCACGGAGGATTTGGCGTCCCAGCAAGAGGGCATACAGGAGGCCCACAATAGCTATCAGAAGAATGCTCCACACCCCGAAGATTTCGAATGCGCTGGCTCCCTCCAGCACTTTACACCTCCTAATTAAAAATTTTCGCCAAAAGGGGTAAAATTATTCTAATCCTAATGCTTCATTCTGTCAAATGCGCCTAGTTCCTGCGCTGTGGGGAGTGCTACCAAGCGATGGCGCAATCTTGAAAAGGGCGATATCCAGCATGGCTTAGGAGATGAACCCGGTGGAGATAAGGAAAAAGTCCAATACCGCTAATGCGCCACGTCCGGGCACTCTTTTCCGGTAATCCTCTGGTGAAAGAAGGCGTTCATGCTGGTTTGGCTGAGGGCTGTGAGGGGTGGATTGATACGGATGGCGACGGGCTTTTGGGCCCAGAATCTGCCTTGTCTTTGAAGATTAGGATAAAACTTTCCTCATGACTCAGGGGGCAAAGGGGAATTCCAGCAGCGAGCCTTCTGTATAATTTGCCACGCACCAATGCCGAGCTTATAATAAGCATAACCTTCGCTGCACTCCCTCTTTCTCCGTAGCCCTTTTATAGAAGATTACAGGGCTTTAAACCTCAACAGGAGGTGAAAGGATGAAAAAGTTAGCAAGCTTTTTGGCTTTAGCGTTGTTCCTCACCTCTTGTTCTTTCTTAAGCCCGGCCCCCCCCCAACTCCCACCAAAACCCCAAAACCGATCCCAACCCAAACTTTAACTGTTGTCAAAGCAAATCTATTAAACCTAGAGACCCCCACACCGACCCCCACCCCCATTACCGAGTTCTGTCCTCTCACAGGGGAACCAGTGGATAACCCGGAGAAAATTAACCGCAGGCCCCTGGCCGTAAAGATCGCCAACTCTCCAGAAGTAAGGCCTCAATCGGGCCTCTCTTTTGCGGATATTGTCTTTGAGCATCTGGCTGAAGGGGGCTTGACCCGTTTTACCGCTATATTCCTCTGCAAAGAAGCTGAACGCATAGGCTCTATAAGAAGTGCCAGACTTATTGACCTGGAGATCCCTCTTTTCTACCAGGCTATTTTTGCTTACTCAGGAGCTTCGGGGGAAATAACCAGGATGCTGGATAATTGCGATTTCGCCCAGTATACTCTTTCGGAATGGCGCGGGGATCCTGGATTTTTCCGGATAAAGGAGCCAGGCAAAGCTTTTGAGCACACTCTTTTCACCAGCACCACTTCTCTCTGGAAAGTGGCGACTCAGAGAGGTATAAACCAGAAGGTGGATATAAATCACATGGTCTTTGCTAAAGATCCCCCGCCTCATGGCCTTCCGGCTAACGAAATATCAATCCCTTACCATCGCAAGTATTCGGATGTCTTTTACCGTTACGATCCCAGGAAAGAGGCTTACCTCCGCTTCATTGCAGGAGAGCCTCACCTCGATGCCCTAACCGGCGAGCAGATTGCGGTGAAAAATGTGGTTATAGTTTACGTGCACCATGTGGAAACTTTAATAGTGGAAGATGTCCTAGGAGCTAAATCCGTCCAGATACAGCTATGGGGCCAGGGCAAAGCTCAGGTATGCCGGGATGGACGAGTTTACGATGCGATATGGAGCAGGCCATCCCGCCCCGACCCTCTGAAAATTCTGGATTACGGTGGGAATATATTTCCCTTTAAACCCGGGAACACTTGGTTTGAGCTCGTCCCGCTGGACATGGAGGTCAAAATTAAATGAGTTTAAAAAAGGGCCTTATAGAGGTTTACACAGGCGATGGTAAAGGTAAAACAACGGCCGCTTTAGGTTTAGCCTTGAGAGCAGCAGGCCATGGCCTCAAGACCTGCATAATCCAGTTTATGAAAGGCTGGCCCAACTACGGGGAACTCAAATCAGTGGGAAATATACCCGAAATAACTCTGCGGCAGTTTGGAGGCCCCCATTTTGTGGATCGCAACAATCCCTCGCTGCAGGATATAGAAATGGCCCATGAGGCCCTGGAAGAAGCCCGCCGGGCGATGCTTTCGGGCCAGTATGACATAATAGTCCTGGATGAAATTAACGTAGCCCTGGACTTTGGCCTTTTATCGTTGGAGGAAGTAATAGCTCTTTTGGAGGAAAAGCCGGAAGGGGTTGAACTCATCCTCACAGGCCGCAATGCCCACCCCGAAATTATCAAACGGGCCCACCTTGTTACCGAGATGAAGGAGGTGAAACACCCCTATCGGGAAGGAATCGTTGCTCGCAAGGGGATTGATTATTAGTTCAGGGCTGAAAGAGGCAGCAGTCACCCTTTTATGGGGATACCGCCTGTGGCCTGTCAAACTTCTCATTAGAAACCTAGAAAGAGCAAGCTGTGAAGGGCCTCAGCTGGTGATTTGCCTTCTCAAGCCACTGGAAGCAATCTTCAGTTACTTGGCTCGCTGGAAGTGTTGACTTATAATAAACTGGCTCTCTGGGAGAGGAGGGAAGAAATGGATGAAAA from Anaerolineae bacterium carries:
- a CDS encoding DUF3048 domain-containing protein, encoding MFFLKPGPPPTPTKTPKPIPTQTLTVVKANLLNLETPTPTPTPITEFCPLTGEPVDNPEKINRRPLAVKIANSPEVRPQSGLSFADIVFEHLAEGGLTRFTAIFLCKEAERIGSIRSARLIDLEIPLFYQAIFAYSGASGEITRMLDNCDFAQYTLSEWRGDPGFFRIKEPGKAFEHTLFTSTTSLWKVATQRGINQKVDINHMVFAKDPPPHGLPANEISIPYHRKYSDVFYRYDPRKEAYLRFIAGEPHLDALTGEQIAVKNVVIVYVHHVETLIVEDVLGAKSVQIQLWGQGKAQVCRDGRVYDAIWSRPSRPDPLKILDYGGNIFPFKPGNTWFELVPLDMEVKIK
- the cobO gene encoding cob(I)yrinic acid a,c-diamide adenosyltransferase, which encodes MSLKKGLIEVYTGDGKGKTTAALGLALRAAGHGLKTCIIQFMKGWPNYGELKSVGNIPEITLRQFGGPHFVDRNNPSLQDIEMAHEALEEARRAMLSGQYDIIVLDEINVALDFGLLSLEEVIALLEEKPEGVELILTGRNAHPEIIKRAHLVTEMKEVKHPYREGIVARKGIDY